From Candidatus Rokuibacteriota bacterium, one genomic window encodes:
- a CDS encoding DUF433 domain-containing protein encodes MTEPELLKRITANSEIFGGKPIIRGMRVSVELILSLLAQGETIDAILADYPDLEPEDIRACLAYAHAVIANDSLDAVRVADK; translated from the coding sequence ATGACAGAGCCAGAGCTTCTCAAACGCATTACGGCGAACTCTGAGATCTTTGGGGGAAAGCCAATTATTCGTGGGATGCGAGTATCCGTGGAATTGATTCTGAGCCTATTGGCGCAGGGCGAGACCATTGACGCGATTCTCGCCGACTATCCTGACCTGGAGCCGGAAGATATCCGTGCTTGCTTAGCGTATGCGCACGCGGTGATTGCCAACGACTCTCTCGACGCCGTTCGAGTCGCAGACAAGTGA
- the smpB gene encoding SsrA-binding protein SmpB, giving the protein MAPSQGDRKAAERAVATNRKAWHDYQILETYEAGLVLRGTEVKSLREGKANFKDSYAAVEGNEVWLLGCHISPYHHGTDANHDPDRRRKLLLHRGEINRLLGKTQERGLTLVPLRLYFKHGRAKLELGLARGKKLYDKRRALRERETRREMDKAIRSRSRE; this is encoded by the coding sequence ATGGCGCCAAGTCAAGGGGACCGGAAGGCCGCCGAGCGGGCCGTGGCCACCAACCGGAAGGCCTGGCACGACTACCAGATCCTAGAGACCTACGAGGCCGGGCTCGTCCTCCGGGGCACCGAGGTCAAGTCCCTCCGGGAGGGCAAGGCCAACTTCAAGGACAGCTACGCCGCGGTCGAGGGCAACGAGGTCTGGCTGCTGGGGTGCCACATCAGCCCCTACCATCACGGGACCGACGCCAACCACGATCCCGACCGCCGCCGGAAGCTCCTCCTGCACCGGGGCGAGATCAACCGGCTCCTGGGGAAGACGCAGGAGCGCGGGTTGACCCTGGTGCCGCTTCGTCTATACTTTAAGCATGGCCGGGCCAAGCTCGAGCTGGGCCTGGCGCGGGGCAAGAAGCTCTACGACAAGCGCCGGGCCCTTCGCGAGCGCGAGACCCGCCGGGAGATGGACAAGGCTATCCGCAGCCGCTCCCGCGAGTAG
- a CDS encoding N-acetylmuramoyl-L-alanine amidase, whose product MRCLLAGWVLGSLLLGLFEGTAESRTLSVEIRGQERGQLPVFLTEDGVGYVSLSRLARLLGVKAAWSDKGTRATFKVGTRAARLVKDRAQVVVQGKTVRLSAPVRVLSSGWAVPEEFLTKALPLLVPAVGVGESRPPPPKPRVKPARAAAALEDLRFRSYPSFTRVVLEASDPFEFELELGPSEVRVRLSGLAVEHEQAEQLRDGLIRGLSLERRGAEALLRVSLEAPLGEAKTSVLREPYRAVLDFHRARERADTLRTQAGPLKVIVLDAGHGGHDPGAVGPNGLQEKEVVLDVTLRVAKMLEEGLGVKVAFTRTGDYFVPLRDRTAFANAQRADLFVSIHANAHRASVWEGVETYFLSSEASDNDARQVAALENGVIQLETRPPRGNLDILKTILWDLAQSEFQTESSRLAEIVLDSMTGSLRIANRGVKQAGFYVLGGAAMPAILVEIGFVTNRKEERKLMDSRYREQVARAIYAGLAEYKRRYDQKMRAILMEGAR is encoded by the coding sequence ATGCGATGCCTGCTGGCCGGATGGGTCCTGGGCAGTCTCCTGCTGGGTCTCTTCGAGGGAACCGCGGAAAGCCGAACTCTCTCGGTCGAGATCCGGGGCCAGGAGCGCGGGCAGCTTCCCGTCTTCTTGACCGAGGACGGGGTCGGCTATGTCTCGCTGAGCCGCCTCGCCCGGCTCCTCGGGGTCAAGGCCGCGTGGAGCGACAAAGGAACCAGGGCGACGTTCAAGGTCGGCACGCGGGCGGCCCGGCTCGTGAAGGACCGGGCCCAGGTGGTCGTGCAGGGCAAGACGGTCCGCCTCTCGGCTCCGGTGCGCGTCCTCTCCAGCGGCTGGGCAGTCCCGGAGGAGTTTCTAACCAAGGCCCTTCCCCTCCTGGTGCCGGCCGTCGGTGTGGGCGAGTCGCGCCCGCCGCCACCAAAGCCGCGAGTGAAGCCTGCGCGGGCGGCCGCGGCGCTCGAGGATCTTCGGTTCCGCTCCTACCCCTCGTTCACGCGGGTGGTGCTGGAGGCGAGCGACCCGTTCGAGTTTGAGCTGGAGCTCGGTCCCTCAGAGGTCAGGGTCAGGCTGTCGGGGCTCGCGGTGGAGCACGAGCAGGCCGAGCAGCTTCGGGACGGCCTGATCCGTGGCCTCTCCCTGGAGCGCCGCGGAGCGGAGGCGCTGCTCAGGGTGAGCCTCGAGGCCCCGCTGGGCGAGGCGAAGACGAGCGTCCTCCGCGAGCCCTACCGGGCGGTGCTGGACTTCCACCGCGCCCGGGAGCGCGCCGACACGCTCAGGACCCAGGCGGGTCCCCTGAAGGTCATCGTGCTCGATGCCGGGCACGGCGGTCACGACCCGGGCGCCGTCGGGCCGAACGGGCTTCAGGAGAAGGAGGTCGTGCTGGACGTGACGCTCAGGGTCGCGAAGATGCTGGAGGAGGGGCTCGGCGTCAAGGTGGCCTTCACGCGGACCGGCGATTATTTCGTCCCGCTGAGGGACCGGACCGCGTTTGCCAACGCCCAGCGGGCCGATCTCTTCGTCTCGATCCACGCCAACGCCCATCGCGCCTCGGTCTGGGAGGGGGTGGAGACCTACTTCCTCTCCTCGGAGGCGTCGGACAACGACGCCCGGCAGGTCGCGGCGCTGGAGAACGGGGTCATCCAGCTCGAGACCCGCCCCCCGCGCGGGAACCTGGATATCCTGAAGACGATCCTCTGGGACCTGGCCCAGTCCGAGTTCCAAACCGAATCCAGCCGCCTCGCCGAGATCGTCCTCGACTCGATGACCGGCTCGCTCAGGATCGCCAACCGGGGCGTCAAGCAGGCGGGCTTCTACGTGCTGGGCGGCGCCGCCATGCCGGCGATCCTGGTCGAGATCGGCTTCGTCACCAACCGGAAGGAAGAGCGAAAGCTCATGGACTCGCGGTACCGCGAGCAGGTCGCCCGCGCGATCTACGCCGGGCTCGCCGAGTACAAGCGGCGCTACGATCAGAAGATGCGGGCTATCCTGATGGAGGGAGCGCGCTGA
- the rph gene encoding ribonuclease PH: MRHDGRRPDQLRPVRITRNFLRHPEGSVLVEFGETRVICTASVDDKVPQFLRGQGQGWVTAEYGMLPRATSTRMTREANRTGGRAQEIQRLVGRSLRAVVEMAKLGERTFWVDCDVIQADGGTRTAAITGGFIALADAFGKLVQGGLLPGLPLRDCVAAVSVGVVGGLPVLDLDYVEDSSAEVDMNVVMTGAREFVEVQGTAEHMPFGRDRLQEMLALAEAGIARLVALQRRALEARDDAVFSL, encoded by the coding sequence ATGCGCCACGACGGGCGCCGCCCGGATCAGCTCCGGCCGGTCAGGATCACGCGGAACTTCCTCCGCCATCCCGAGGGCTCGGTGCTCGTGGAGTTCGGCGAGACCAGGGTCATCTGCACCGCCTCCGTCGACGACAAGGTCCCCCAGTTCCTGAGGGGCCAGGGGCAGGGGTGGGTGACGGCGGAGTACGGGATGCTCCCGCGCGCGACCTCGACGCGGATGACCCGGGAGGCTAACCGCACCGGCGGGCGCGCTCAGGAGATCCAGCGGCTCGTGGGCCGGTCCCTGCGCGCGGTGGTCGAGATGGCCAAGCTCGGCGAGCGCACCTTCTGGGTGGACTGCGACGTGATCCAGGCCGACGGAGGCACCCGCACGGCCGCCATCACCGGCGGCTTCATCGCCCTCGCTGACGCGTTCGGGAAGCTGGTCCAAGGCGGCCTCCTGCCCGGCCTGCCCCTCCGCGACTGCGTGGCCGCAGTCAGCGTGGGCGTCGTGGGCGGCCTGCCGGTGCTGGACCTGGACTACGTCGAGGACTCTTCCGCCGAGGTGGACATGAACGTGGTCATGACTGGAGCGCGGGAGTTCGTCGAGGTCCAGGGGACCGCCGAGCACATGCCGTTCGGACGCGATCGCCTCCAGGAGATGCTGGCCCTGGCCGAGGCGGGGATCGCCCGGCTCGTGGCCCTTCAGCGGCGGGCCCTCGAGGCCCGTGACGACGCCGTCTTCTCCCTCTAA
- the rdgB gene encoding RdgB/HAM1 family non-canonical purine NTP pyrophosphatase — MEDSSRVFRHASKPRLVLATLNAAKARELESLLGAVPFDVVPLAAFPEARLPPEEVGSYAANALAKARAAARLAGALALADDSGLEVDALAGAPGVASARYGGPGLSDAGRCARLLEALRGVPAERRTARFRCVIALADPAGRERVVEATVEGRLTLAPRGTGGFGYDPIFLYPPLGQTFAGLAQEVKNRVSHRARAVALARELLLAWFPAAEP, encoded by the coding sequence TTGGAGGATTCGAGTCGAGTTTTCCGGCACGCCTCTAAGCCCCGCCTCGTTCTCGCCACCCTCAACGCCGCCAAGGCCCGGGAGCTCGAGAGCCTTCTGGGCGCGGTGCCGTTCGACGTGGTTCCGCTCGCGGCGTTTCCCGAAGCGCGACTGCCCCCGGAAGAGGTCGGCTCCTACGCCGCCAACGCGCTGGCGAAGGCGCGCGCGGCCGCCCGGCTCGCCGGTGCGCTGGCCCTCGCCGACGATTCGGGGTTGGAGGTGGACGCGCTCGCCGGCGCGCCCGGAGTCGCGAGCGCCCGCTACGGCGGTCCGGGGTTGAGCGATGCCGGGCGCTGCGCCCGGCTCCTGGAAGCGCTTCGCGGGGTGCCTGCCGAGCGCCGCACCGCCCGCTTTCGCTGCGTGATCGCGCTCGCCGATCCCGCGGGGCGCGAGCGCGTGGTGGAAGCGACGGTGGAGGGGCGCCTCACGCTCGCGCCGCGGGGGACGGGCGGCTTCGGCTACGACCCGATCTTTCTCTACCCGCCGCTCGGCCAGACCTTCGCCGGGCTGGCGCAGGAGGTCAAGAATCGCGTGAGCCACCGGGCGCGCGCGGTGGCGCTCGCCCGGGAGCTTCTCCTCGCGTGGTTCCCCGCGGCCGAGCCTTGA
- a CDS encoding EAL domain-containing protein produces MDRRLVLIVDDDAEAREILRQAFLARGYECEEAGDGAEALEQFRASRPLLTISDVRMPGMDGLEFLKAARALDPTAAIVMLTGADDVQVGVECMKQGASDYLVKPVSRRDILDASERALERRRLLLARDEEQAQLARRVTEVTRDLDYVSQYDALTGLANRALFQDRLGRAQVRAERSGQPLAVMLVDVDHFKAINESLGYEAGDLFLKGVAERLRQCVRAVDSIARLGADEFAIVLEGLGRAELAAVVAERTLASFAVPFLVAGRELFVTVSVGIAVYPADGADAGALIKNADAALSGAKEQGRNAFRFYTPDLNASALERLALQAGLRRALERGELKLYYQPQVELKTGRVTGVEALLRWHHPERGLVPPGAFIPLAEESGLIIPIGEWVLRAGCAQAQAWQAGGVGPLRVAVNLSARQFRHARLRESVAAAVAEAGLDPRFLELELTEGLLMDPTDAVTRTLADLKAMRLLIAIDDFGTGYSSLSYLKRFAVDILKIDQSFVRDLTTDPNALAIAEAIVALARSLRLAVVAEGVETREQVDALLDLGCDEGQGYFFSRPVPPDAFAQWLATWRS; encoded by the coding sequence ATGGATCGCCGGTTGGTGCTCATCGTGGATGACGACGCCGAGGCCCGGGAGATCCTCCGGCAGGCGTTCCTCGCCCGGGGCTACGAGTGCGAGGAGGCCGGGGACGGTGCGGAGGCGCTTGAGCAGTTCCGCGCAAGCCGTCCGCTCCTGACCATCAGCGACGTCCGGATGCCTGGGATGGACGGCCTGGAGTTCCTCAAGGCCGCCCGGGCCCTCGACCCCACCGCAGCCATCGTCATGCTCACCGGGGCCGACGACGTCCAGGTGGGGGTCGAGTGTATGAAGCAGGGCGCTTCCGACTACCTTGTCAAGCCCGTCAGCAGGCGCGACATCCTGGACGCATCCGAGCGGGCCCTGGAGCGGCGGCGGTTGCTGCTCGCCCGCGACGAGGAGCAGGCCCAGCTCGCCCGCCGGGTGACCGAAGTTACCCGCGACCTCGACTACGTGAGCCAGTACGACGCGCTGACCGGGCTCGCCAATCGGGCGCTCTTCCAGGACCGGCTGGGCCGCGCTCAGGTCCGGGCCGAGCGGAGCGGACAGCCGCTCGCTGTCATGCTCGTCGATGTCGACCATTTCAAGGCGATCAATGAGTCGCTGGGCTACGAAGCCGGCGACCTCTTCCTCAAGGGAGTGGCCGAACGCCTCCGGCAGTGCGTACGCGCGGTCGACTCGATCGCGCGCCTCGGCGCCGACGAGTTCGCGATCGTCCTCGAGGGACTGGGGCGGGCCGAGCTGGCGGCCGTGGTCGCCGAGCGGACCCTGGCGAGCTTCGCCGTGCCGTTCCTGGTGGCCGGGCGCGAGCTGTTCGTGACGGTGAGCGTCGGCATTGCGGTCTACCCCGCCGACGGCGCCGACGCGGGCGCGCTTATCAAAAACGCCGACGCCGCCCTGTCGGGCGCCAAGGAACAGGGCCGCAACGCCTTCCGCTTTTACACGCCCGACCTGAACGCCAGCGCCCTCGAGCGCCTCGCCCTTCAGGCGGGCCTGCGCCGCGCCCTCGAGCGGGGCGAGCTGAAGCTCTACTACCAGCCGCAGGTGGAGCTCAAGACCGGGCGCGTGACCGGCGTCGAGGCGCTCCTGCGCTGGCACCACCCCGAGCGCGGTCTGGTGCCGCCCGGGGCCTTCATCCCGCTCGCGGAAGAGAGCGGTCTCATCATCCCCATCGGGGAGTGGGTGCTCCGCGCCGGGTGCGCCCAGGCCCAGGCCTGGCAGGCGGGCGGCGTCGGGCCCCTGCGCGTTGCCGTGAACCTCTCGGCGCGGCAGTTCCGCCACGCCCGGCTGCGGGAGAGCGTGGCCGCCGCGGTCGCCGAGGCGGGTCTCGATCCCAGGTTCCTCGAGCTCGAGTTGACCGAAGGCCTCCTTATGGATCCCACCGACGCGGTCACCCGTACCCTGGCCGACCTCAAGGCGATGCGCCTCCTCATCGCGATCGACGACTTCGGGACCGGGTACTCGTCGCTGAGCTACCTCAAACGCTTCGCCGTCGATATCTTGAAAATCGACCAGTCCTTCGTCCGCGACCTCACGACCGACCCCAACGCGCTGGCGATCGCCGAGGCCATCGTCGCCCTGGCGCGGTCGCTCAGGCTGGCGGTCGTCGCTGAGGGCGTGGAGACCAGAGAGCAGGTCGACGCCCTCCTGGATCTCGGGTGCGACGAAGGCCAGGGGTACTTCTTCAGCCGGCCGGTCCCGCCCGACGCCTTCGCTCAGTGGCTGGCCACGTGGCGATCGTAG